A window of Kocuria sp. TGY1127_2 genomic DNA:
GACGTCGAAATCAACCACCACGATGTCGCTGCGGTAGGCATCACCAACCAGCGCGAGACCGCCGTGGTCTGGGACAAGAACACCGGAGAACCGGTCTACAACGCGATTGTCTGGCAGGACACCCGTACCCAGAAGATCTGTGACGAATTGGCCGGGGACGAAGGCTACGACAAGTACCACGACCGCGTGGGCCTTTCGCTGAACACCTATTTCGCTGGTCCCAAGGTCAAGTGGATCCTGGACAACGTAGAAGGTGCGCGCGAGCGCGCCGAGAAGGGCGATCTGCTGTTCGGCACAACCGACTCGTGGGTCCTGTGGAACCTCACCGGCGGCACCGAGGGCGGTGTTCACATCACGGACGTGACCAACGCGTCCCGTACGATGCTCATGAATATCCGGACCCTCGAGTGGGAAGAAGACATCGCCAAGGACTTCGGCATTCCGATGTCGATGCTCCCGGAGATCAAGTCCTCGGCTGAGGTCTATGGTCGGGGTCGAGCGCGTGGATTCCTGCGCGGGACTCCCATCGCTGGCATCCTCGGCGACCAGCAGGCGGCAACCTTTGGGCAGGCTTGCTTCAAGGAAGGCCAGTCCAAGAACACCTACGGCACCGGCAACTTCATGTTGATGAACACCGGCGAGGAGCCCGTTTTCTCGGAGAACGGTCTCCTGACCACGGTTGCGTACAAGATCGGCGACGAGAAGCCCGTGTACGCGCTCGAGGGTTCTATCGCCGTTTCGGGGTCGTTGATCCAGTGGTTGCGTGACAACCTCGAGCTCATCGACAACGCCGCAGATTCTGAGGCGCTCGCGACGTCGGTCGAGGATTCGGGCGGGACGTACTTTGTCCCGGCCTTCTCCGGGTTGTTTGCGCCGTATTGGCGTCCGGATGCCCGTGGTGTTCTGGTCGGCATGACGCGCTACGTCAAAAAAGCACACATTGTGCGTGCGGCCCTCGAGGCGACTGCTTTCCAGACTCGCGAGGTTAT
This region includes:
- the glpK gene encoding glycerol kinase GlpK, with the protein product MNTDKKYILAIDQGTTSSRAIVFDKKGQIITVGQYEHEQIFPRAGWVEHDPLEIWRNVRRSVADCFSDVEINHHDVAAVGITNQRETAVVWDKNTGEPVYNAIVWQDTRTQKICDELAGDEGYDKYHDRVGLSLNTYFAGPKVKWILDNVEGARERAEKGDLLFGTTDSWVLWNLTGGTEGGVHITDVTNASRTMLMNIRTLEWEEDIAKDFGIPMSMLPEIKSSAEVYGRGRARGFLRGTPIAGILGDQQAATFGQACFKEGQSKNTYGTGNFMLMNTGEEPVFSENGLLTTVAYKIGDEKPVYALEGSIAVSGSLIQWLRDNLELIDNAADSEALATSVEDSGGTYFVPAFSGLFAPYWRPDARGVLVGMTRYVKKAHIVRAALEATAFQTREVIDAMNADSGVDLTELRVDGGMTANQFLMQFQADLLRVPVIRPKVVETTALGAAYAAGIAVGFWDGEEDVVENWQEDKRWTPQMDNEEVERQYRLWKKAVTRSFDWVDEDTSTE